The nucleotide window GCCTTTTCTTTTTCTTCAGGTAAATCAACAATGACACAATCTAGTTCTTCTATGCCTGACTCTTTTAAGACCTTAAGTCGTTGATGCCCTCCAACTACGTTAGAAGTGTGTTTATTCCAAATAATTGGCTCCACATATCCAAACTGCTCAATAGAACGTCTTAGTTTTTCATATTCAGCATCTCCTGCTTTTAAATCTTTGCGAGGGTTGTAAGATGCAGGAAGTAAATCACTAATCCTTTTTTTCTCAATTACCATATGCTAGTTCACCTTTTAGTTTTGATGTGTATGTATCTAGTACTTGTTCCCAAGGAAAGAGAGGGTTACCAAAATGACCGTAGCAAGAGGTAAAGCTAAAAATAGGTTCTTTAAGTTTAAGCGTATCTATTATGTCTTTTGGTTTTAAAGAGAAAGTTTTTAAAGTAGCTTCAATTAATTGTTTTTCACTATAATTGCTTGTACCAAATGTGTTGATGTTGAGCGCTACTGGATTAGCTTTACCAATAGCATATGAAATTGAAACTTCACATCGTTTGGCTAGTTTTGAAACGACAATGGTTTTAGCAATCAGGCGAGCCATATAAGCAGCACAGCGATCAACCTTAGTTGCATCCTTTCCACTAAAGGCCCCTCCACCATGTAAGGCTAGTCCTCCATATGAATCAACCATTAACTTGCGACCAGTTACACCAGTATCTGCTTCAGGTCCTCCCTTAACAAATCTGCCTGAAGGGTTTATAAGAATTTGTGTTTGCTCATCAAATGGGAAATCACTGAAAGCTGGTTCAAGAACTTTACTTATAATTTCACTTTTTAGTTCTTTCAAATCTTTGTACTGGTCGTGCTGAATTGATACAATTATTGCTTTGACTTTGTATGGGACTTTATTGCGATACTCAATTGTAACCTGAGCTTTGCCATCACTTTTAATTCCTGCAATTTCTTTGGTTTTTCTTTTCTCATCTAGGGTCTTACAGATACGATGAGATAGCTCTAAAGGTAGGGGAAGATAAGTAGAGGTTTCGTCTGTTGCAAAGCCAACAACAGTACCTTGATCTCCAGCTCCCAGTTCAGTTTCTTGTTCATCTTTGTTGTTTCTTACTTCTAATGCAGTATTTACACCAAAAGCAATATCGGAGCTTTGAGCATGAATAAATACACTAATAGAGAAGTTAGAAGGATTGTATCCACAGTCTGTAAGAGCACATCTAACGATGTCTCTAATATTAATTTTATAGCTACAAGTTATTTCTCCAGCAACTACGATTTTACCTTTGGTTGCCAATACTTCACAGGCAACTCTACTTAGAGGGTCTACAGCCAGACACGCATCCAAAATTGAGTCTGCAATGAAATCGCATAGTTTGTCAGGGTGTCCTTTGCAGACACTTTCACTAGTGAGATAAGTTTTCATAATTTTGTCCTTTTTAATTACTAAGTTTGGTTCTCAGTAAGCGCTCCATTAGATCATCTTGAGGACTAGGGCCTTGGAAATCTGATGTGCAGTTTTCTTTTACTATTTGGAATATTTGATACCAGCACTGATTAACTTGTTTCATGTATTCTCTGCTCATCGAAACATACGGAGAAGCTATTGCTGCACCTGTGGTTGGGTGTTTGGCTAAAAATCCATATTCACTTATGGCAATCTCACATTGAATCCAACGAGCCACACTCATAGCATACTGTTCTATTAATTGAACATTTACTAATTCCGAGCAGCCTCGAACACTAAGCCATTGCCAAGTATCTTCATAAATTTGTTTAGCTAAGAATTGCTGTCCATTTTTCTGTTCAGCAGATAAATAATCTCGAGCCGGTGGCATCTCTACTCCTTCTAGAGTAGGAGCTGTAGGTAACTCTACTATGCTAGCTCTTTTTCCTTCGTTAATTTTCTCCGTCAGTGCTTTAGGCTTTCTGCCAGCACCGAAGCGAGAGCCGCCACGGTTTGTGCCGTCTTTTGCCATGTTGCACCACCTATAAAATAACTGGGGGTTAATACCCCGTTTGATTACTGATTTTTGCGCGTGAAGGCCCCCGCCCGTTGTAAGGCAAATAAGGCCCAGAGATTCACATCCCCCTAGGGGTCTTTGCTTTGGGTTTGGTTACTTCCATCTATCACCTTGTTTTGCATGAAGAAGTGAGTGGCAACTGTTACACAACGCCATCAAATTGCTCCAATCATTACTGCCACCTTCTCTTGCTGCTTTAATATGATGAACAACTTCAGCTTTTGTTCTACGACCGTCGTCACAACAAAATTTGCAAAAAGGGTGGCACTCTAAATACTCTTTACGAATCTTCCGCCACTGGCTCCCATACCGCTTGTGAGTGTCACTTCTTCGTTGGAATTTCTCATACAACCTTGCATTTAACTTTGAATGTTCTTCACAAAACCTAGTGTGAGTAAGAAGTGGACACTCTGGATGAGAGCAGGGGCGCTTTGGTTTATAGGGCATTGTTTTCCTCTGGACATAAAAAAGCCCAGCGGTGTGCTGGGCTCTATAATCTACCAATCTGATTACACATTAGGGCAAACTAATAACTGTTGTCAAGTTGCATTTGATGTGACAATAAGTATCAGTTGCTAAAGTCTTTAATCACCTCTGGTGTTAATTCTTTTGCATATTTTTGTGCTTCCGCTACTATCGCGGTCATGTCAGCTGTATAAATTCTTCCTGATTTAGTTCTAACTTGATTTATATATGCTAGTGAGGATAAAGCTTCAGTTGCTTTATGCTCAGAACTAATGGACCAAGTAGGAGAAAAATCATATGTTTGATTCTTAGTCATATCCATAATCTCTGTAGCTGATAGTTTTGACTGTAGTTGGCCCCAGACATTAAAAACAAGTATGATTACTTCTACTGCAGTTACATCTTCGTTACACTTCAACACATACTCTGCTTTATACCGATAGCCCCCTGATGTATACTTAGAACTTGATTGATATGTTACTGTAGCACCAATGGTTCCGACAAAATCTATTGGCAGAGAACTATCATGAGCGGTTTTCCATTCTCTAAGTAATGAAGATTTATTATTAATTGTTATGCCGTAACCTAAATCAATTAAATTACTTCCTCCGTTAAAAGTCGTAAAGGAAACTGCAGCAAATGCAGTTTGCACAATAAGTAATGAAAATAGTAAAAAAGTCATTATTCTTTTCATTTTCTTCACACTCCTTATAATCTGTGAATTTACATGGTAACATGTAGACAAATGAAAAGGAATAAAAATGAGGTCAATATGAAAAAGACAATAGCAATAATCAGTTTTATTTTATTTTTTAGTATTACTTTATTTGCCACTGATGATTATTCATTAGGTTATATGAAAGGGTTTGAGGATGCTATTAAAGGAGATTATGAGACTTATACTGCCATATTACTTGAGCAGTTTGCAGAACTTGAAGCTGAAGAGAGTGTTGAAGATTTATCACAAAAAAAAGACTTTGGCGATTGGCGCATAAATTATTTTGTAGATTCTTTTGGAGATCCTACAGAACATGCTTATGTGTCTATGGGAAGACAAAAGGGAACTTTTTCTAATTCAGCGACAAGAAACTCTAGGCTTGATTGGCAATTAGTTGTAGATATAGAAGACAAAAATATCTCATTTATACTTTGGGAATATGGCTCATACATGGTACAAGGCAGTTTCTCTAATCCCGACATATTTTATTTACAGATTAAAGACGAAACTGGAGATATTGATTTGTATAGGAGTACCAATTCTTCAGATAGAATCGTAATAAGTGACTACACAAAATTCTTGTCTTTACTTAGAACAGAACCAAAACTAAAGATAGTCATCGAAGAGTATTCTAAATATGGGATTCCTTCTAACTACAATCTCGGTACCGTTGATTTAAAAGGGTTTAATGCAATTTATACAAATTTAGTTGGGAATTAATGTATTTTTTTGTCTATACTATAAATTGCAACTATTGTTTATTAAATTGATTGCTTTTCTGTGAATCCTAAACACCCTATCTTTGCTAGAATTTAAATGCGCCATGATATCATTCCAACACATAAAGGTTAGATAACGCATCTCTAACAAGGTTTCACACTCAATGTTGTTTACACTTCTAATCATAAAAGCAATTTCTTTTTTCAATTCAATCATTTTATTGATGTCGTTCATTAACTCTTTCTCCAGATCAACAATTTTAACAACTGCTTCTTCTACAGCAGAGCGGTGAGATAAGCTAGCTTTTACAACTTCAGTGAGGTTATTCGAAACATACGACGCATGATTTTTTAACCACTCAAGGCGACGTTCTTTCACCTGAATTCTCTTGTCTAATATAAAGGCTTGGGATAGGTATTCTTTTGCAGTCAAATTTAATTCTCCTTGAGTTTTATTTTTGTTAAATCAGGGTTTAATTCACTTAATATTTCAAACCAAGTGCTTTCAAAAAAGCTCTCGATTTCAGTTTTGGTATTCAAAGCTTGTGAATATTTAGGGTTGAGCTTTAATTGCTTTATAGCTTTGTTGTAATCATTGACAGCTAATTTTGTTATAGCCAGTCCTAACATTTTTAGATTTTCTATTTTCATCAAAGTCCTCCTTCCAGCTCAGCCTTAACAGCTTTAACAAGAGAGTCTTGAGTAATAGATTTGTCTTGTAAGGCTTTTATAATTCGCTCATCAATAGTTCCTTCACATACTAAATGCTGAACGACGACAGTTTTGGAGCTTTGACCTTGACGCCAAAGTCTGGCCACAGTTTGTTGGTAGAGTTCAAGACTCCAAGGAATACTAAACCAAATTAGATTGTTCCCACCTTTTTGTAGATTGAGTCCATGACCTGCTGATGCAGGATGGATGAGTCCTACTTGAATTTTGTTCGCATTCCATTCTTTGATACTTTGGCTGTTATCAATGGTTTTGTATGGAACTTTTAATGTTTTAAGTTTTGCTTCAATCCGTTTTAGATCATGTTTGAACCAATAAGCTATTAATACACTTTGACCGTTGGCAGATTCAATAATGTCTTCAAGAGCATCAAGTTTTTGATTATGTATAACTGTAATTTTTCCATCATCATCATATACCGCTCCATTAGCCATTTGAGATAATTTTCCAGAAAGAGAACCAGCATTGGACGCTGTTATTTGTTGGCCCTTTAACTCTAGTACCAAATCTTTTTTTAAAGTGTTGTATGAAGTTTTTTCAGAATCAGATAATTTTACAGTTACGACTGTTGAAAGAAGATTAGGCATTTGTAGATAATCACAAGCTTTCATTGAGATGGTGATATTAGAAATAAGTTTATGAATTTCTTTTTCTGCATATGAGGTAGGTTTGTAAGAAAACACAACTTGGGCATTACGTTTGTCTGGTACAAAATACGCCTGACGATAGGTAGTTATAAATTTCCCTAATCTTTGACCCATATCTAAGATTCGATATTGAGCCCAAAGATCCATAAGCCCATTAGATGCAGGGGTGCCTGTTAGTCCTACAATCCTTTTTACTTTAGGTCTTATTTTCATCAATGCTTTAGAGCGTTGAGTACGATGGTTTTTGAAAGAAGAAAGTTCATCAATTACGACCATATCAAAATCGATTTTATTGTTTTGTGTTTCAATCAACCATTTGATGTTTTCTCGGTTGATAATTAGTAAATCTGCTCTTGCTTGAATTGCTGCTACACGTTCAGCTTCAGTTCCTACAGCCACAGCAAATTTCAATTCAGATAGATGATTCCACTTTGCTACTTCTTGAGGCCAAGTGTCTCTAGCAACTCTCAGTGGGGCAACTACTAAAATTCTTTGTACCAAAAATGAATCAAACAGAAGATTGAAGATTGCACTTAAAGTGATGACTGTTTTGCCTAAGCCCATATCTAAAAAGATTGCTGCAACTGGGTGAGTTTCAATAAAGTTTTGTGCGTATTCTTGATACTTATGTGCTTTGTATTGCATTTAAGATTTCCTCTATTTGTTTGCAGTCATCTAAAACATAAACTTGAAACCCAAGATTTTTTAACATCTCATGTTTTACCAACTGTAGTGGGCGAGGGGCTTTGCCAGGAGCCTTAACTTCAACAAAGCCGACCTTTCCTTTTGGTAAAAGTACTAAGCGATCAGGCATCCCAGTGTTACCAGGACTGATAAACTTCAGAGCTTTACCACCCATTTGGGCAACTCGTTTTGTCAGAGTCATTTCAATTACACTCTCACGCATTAAAACCATCCTTTGGGACAGATGGACAATTTGGACCGGTTTTCCCTATACGTGCGCACAGACGTGTTTCTGCTTTCTAATAACATAAGATTTCGATACTCTATAGGATAATTCTTGTCCTCTTGTCTAAAACTGTTTTTATTTCTTTTAATTGCAATAATTTGTGATGTGGACAGATAGTAGGACAAGGCTACTTTTGAGTTGTCCTTTATACATTCATGTGCCATTGGTAATACCTCTGTCGTCCATAAATAGGGAAGGTGGCTCGTCCACACTTTTCCCAGTTGTCCATTTTTTGCATAATTGCTGCAATTTCATATGAGTCGATTTTTCTCATCATGGCAGGATCTTTAGCAAAACATTCACTCCATATTTCCATATTGCAAACTCTCGTTCGCCTTACTGTTCCTCCTTCGTTGAAGCCAGAAAGAAAATCTCGTCTTTGCCCAAGATCTAAGTTGTCCCAATTTTCAGGTAAAAGGGTCTCAAGATATTCTCTAACAATGCCTTCACGCTCATCTGTTTCCATAGCTGCATTTTGATATTCTGTTGCTTGAATTGCATCTTCACCCTCTAAGAAAAGATTTTCTCCAAGATGATATAAAACTAATGTTTCAGCCCAAATTTGCTGTACATCTTCTTTAGTTAATTGCCAAGGTTTCTTCTCTGAGACTCCTGTTACATGCACAGGCCAAAATCGCCGGTTGCCGGTGATATCACGTAGGAATCCTGTCTCTGCATTTGTAGTACCTACGATGATACTTTGCCGTAGATGACTTTCAACATTCACACCATAGCTCGCTCGATATTTATCATCGGTTCGACTTATGAAGCTTTTTACTGTTTCAATGTCAGCCTTCCTCATGCCCGCAAGCTCTCCTAATTCCAATATCCAGTAACCCTGAAGTTTTTCAGGACCACTTTTATCTTTCATGTCAGTGAGAGTGAGACTGTCGCTAAACCACTTGCCTCCAAGTTTGGCAAAGAAGTTGGACTTACCAATTCCCTGTGGTCCAACAATGATCGGAACCTGATCAAACTTGATGCCGGGTTCGTACACTCGTGATACTGCTGCGACCATCGTCTTACGTGCTACCGCTCTAGTATACGAATTATCATCAGAGCCAAAATAATACGATAAAAGAGTTTCAACTCGTTCTGTACCGTCCCAAGGGGGCAGGGAATTCAGATACTCTTTTATAGGGTGAAAAGCTCGTTCAGCTGCAACTGCCAAAATTGCATCTTTGGTTTTAGTTGGAGAGTAAACTCCATATACTTTAGACATATAAACCTTTAAAGCTGCGTTATCAGAGTCATTCCAACCCATCTTTACTTGTTCCCAAGGCAATTTACCCCGACAATCTATGCTATCTTTATGACAGTTAAACGCTATTTCTTGTAATGCTTCATCAAAGCGCAGAATTAGGACAATGTTATCTAAGGTGTCTTTTACAGAGCCTTTCTTATCGAGCTCTAGTTGTTCTTGCCACGAGTGATTTTCTGAAAACTCTTTACCTGCTTCTTGAGTTCTCTCTTTTGCCAAAAGACTTTTTACTTCTTGAGAGGATAAAGCTAGTTGAACCATTTTCTGAAAACTAGGACTGCGAGAGGAGAATGACTCATCATCATCTGTATCACCAAACAAATGTATTCGAACTAAATCAAAACTATTTAATAACATTTGGGCTGCAGGGTCTGAGGCGTGGTGTGAGTAAGCAAACTTATCATCGTAGACAACAACACCTGCAGTAGAGTCAGCAGGGATATAATCATACCTTCCCTCAACAGCAGAAGGTTTATAAATATAAGATAGGTACTTTTCAATTGCTTCTTGAATAGCAAAAGCTCTACAAAAAGCACCTACAATTCCACTTTTAGATAGAGGATCTTCTTGTTTCTTTACCCCGACCTTTCTTACAGTGCTTTCACGACTAGAGGTAGGTAGCAATGAGAAATTTTGCCAGTTAGGCTTTGTTTTTAGAAACTCATCTGGGTCTAACCAAGAGCCTTTTGATTGCTTAAATATAAAAGTCCCATTTGTTGCTGTAGTGGGCCAATACATAAGTTGATGAGGCCGATATGAGCATTCATCGAACTGGTCGATGTCAAAAGAGTCAGTAACATAACGAGCAATTGCAATATACTCATCAGGACTTACATCTCTGGTTAGGGGAATGATTATACGTGCTCTAGGCTCTTCATAAGTATGACCATGAGTTGTGTATAAACATGCGGCATACTTACATTGATTTTCAAAACCATCTAACAAAGAATGAGATAAATGATCTGCATCTAGGGTGAGCATAGATCGGCTTATTAAGGTTTCTCGACGTCTGCGATTATCTTTTAAATGGCCACCAACAAACCCACCTTTATCTTTTACTCGATCTCGTTCTCTTTTTGAAAGTTTAGGATATTCTTCGATGCTTTCTGTGGTTCTTATAGTTTGAGATAAACGTTCACACAAGTCATCAAAAGAAATTGTTTTATTAGTCCAAGTTTTGGCAAAACAACTATTGCCATAGGCTATAGGGAGTCTACGCATAAGCCGTACTCCCAGATTTATAAATATAATGAGTCATGAATACTATCTCTCCTCAGTAACAACCGAGGAAGCGTACCCGTTTGCAAATAAAAATATTTTTAGAAGTGTTATAGTTTTTAGAATAAAATTACTTATCTAAACTATTGCTGTTATACTGAAAGCAAGAAAAAATGTTTTTGAGAAAAGCATTGTTTTGGAATGGAGGCTGAGGAATGGAAAATGGTAGAATAATTATACAGATTGAAAAATCTGATTTGGAAGAACTAAAAAGGGAAATTCGCCATAATAAGACAAAGCTAACGGGCGTGACGTTATTATTGCTTTTGATTGCTATCGCGTTAGGTTATTTATCTTTTAACACATATCGGGAAAACAATGCCTCAAAACTAATTGATTCAACTCGCCGCGTTTTAATGGTTTCACTTACAAATAACTACGATGAAATATCAGATGAAAAACAGGTTGGAAATGCTTTGTTAAATGGTGGCATGATTCAGTTACAAATTGATGGTGAAGCCCTATTAGAATCTTTTGGTAATACTAATTATAAACAGTATGGTGCATCAGGTTCATCAGGGAAATTTTATATTATGGGAGCTATGCTAAATTATATAGCAAGCCGTGGTTGGACTTTAATTCAAAGTTCAACTTCTATATTAAATAATGAATATTATTTCATTAAATGATAGGAGGTAACTCCGCTTAAATAATCATCGAATATAATGAAGGAGA belongs to Bacteroidia bacterium and includes:
- the metK gene encoding methionine adenosyltransferase; protein product: MKTYLTSESVCKGHPDKLCDFIADSILDACLAVDPLSRVACEVLATKGKIVVAGEITCSYKINIRDIVRCALTDCGYNPSNFSISVFIHAQSSDIAFGVNTALEVRNNKDEQETELGAGDQGTVVGFATDETSTYLPLPLELSHRICKTLDEKRKTKEIAGIKSDGKAQVTIEYRNKVPYKVKAIIVSIQHDQYKDLKELKSEIISKVLEPAFSDFPFDEQTQILINPSGRFVKGGPEADTGVTGRKLMVDSYGGLALHGGGAFSGKDATKVDRCAAYMARLIAKTIVVSKLAKRCEVSISYAIGKANPVALNINTFGTSNYSEKQLIEATLKTFSLKPKDIIDTLKLKEPIFSFTSCYGHFGNPLFPWEQVLDTYTSKLKGELAYGN
- a CDS encoding P27 family phage terminase small subunit — encoded protein: MAKDGTNRGGSRFGAGRKPKALTEKINEGKRASIVELPTAPTLEGVEMPPARDYLSAEQKNGQQFLAKQIYEDTWQWLSVRGCSELVNVQLIEQYAMSVARWIQCEIAISEYGFLAKHPTTGAAIASPYVSMSREYMKQVNQCWYQIFQIVKENCTSDFQGPSPQDDLMERLLRTKLSN
- a CDS encoding HNH endonuclease, yielding MPYKPKRPCSHPECPLLTHTRFCEEHSKLNARLYEKFQRRSDTHKRYGSQWRKIRKEYLECHPFCKFCCDDGRRTKAEVVHHIKAAREGGSNDWSNLMALCNSCHSLLHAKQGDRWK
- a CDS encoding DUF1492 domain-containing protein, with amino-acid sequence MTAKEYLSQAFILDKRIQVKERRLEWLKNHASYVSNNLTEVVKASLSHRSAVEEAVVKIVDLEKELMNDINKMIELKKEIAFMIRSVNNIECETLLEMRYLTFMCWNDIMAHLNSSKDRVFRIHRKAINLINNSCNL
- a CDS encoding DEAD/DEAH box helicase, producing the protein MQYKAHKYQEYAQNFIETHPVAAIFLDMGLGKTVITLSAIFNLLFDSFLVQRILVVAPLRVARDTWPQEVAKWNHLSELKFAVAVGTEAERVAAIQARADLLIINRENIKWLIETQNNKIDFDMVVIDELSSFKNHRTQRSKALMKIRPKVKRIVGLTGTPASNGLMDLWAQYRILDMGQRLGKFITTYRQAYFVPDKRNAQVVFSYKPTSYAEKEIHKLISNITISMKACDYLQMPNLLSTVVTVKLSDSEKTSYNTLKKDLVLELKGQQITASNAGSLSGKLSQMANGAVYDDDGKITVIHNQKLDALEDIIESANGQSVLIAYWFKHDLKRIEAKLKTLKVPYKTIDNSQSIKEWNANKIQVGLIHPASAGHGLNLQKGGNNLIWFSIPWSLELYQQTVARLWRQGQSSKTVVVQHLVCEGTIDERIIKALQDKSITQDSLVKAVKAELEGGL
- a CDS encoding VRR-NUC domain-containing protein, translating into MRESVIEMTLTKRVAQMGGKALKFISPGNTGMPDRLVLLPKGKVGFVEVKAPGKAPRPLQLVKHEMLKNLGFQVYVLDDCKQIEEILNAIQST
- a CDS encoding virulence-associated E family protein → MRRLPIAYGNSCFAKTWTNKTISFDDLCERLSQTIRTTESIEEYPKLSKRERDRVKDKGGFVGGHLKDNRRRRETLISRSMLTLDADHLSHSLLDGFENQCKYAACLYTTHGHTYEEPRARIIIPLTRDVSPDEYIAIARYVTDSFDIDQFDECSYRPHQLMYWPTTATNGTFIFKQSKGSWLDPDEFLKTKPNWQNFSLLPTSSRESTVRKVGVKKQEDPLSKSGIVGAFCRAFAIQEAIEKYLSYIYKPSAVEGRYDYIPADSTAGVVVYDDKFAYSHHASDPAAQMLLNSFDLVRIHLFGDTDDDESFSSRSPSFQKMVQLALSSQEVKSLLAKERTQEAGKEFSENHSWQEQLELDKKGSVKDTLDNIVLILRFDEALQEIAFNCHKDSIDCRGKLPWEQVKMGWNDSDNAALKVYMSKVYGVYSPTKTKDAILAVAAERAFHPIKEYLNSLPPWDGTERVETLLSYYFGSDDNSYTRAVARKTMVAAVSRVYEPGIKFDQVPIIVGPQGIGKSNFFAKLGGKWFSDSLTLTDMKDKSGPEKLQGYWILELGELAGMRKADIETVKSFISRTDDKYRASYGVNVESHLRQSIIVGTTNAETGFLRDITGNRRFWPVHVTGVSEKKPWQLTKEDVQQIWAETLVLYHLGENLFLEGEDAIQATEYQNAAMETDEREGIVREYLETLLPENWDNLDLGQRRDFLSGFNEGGTVRRTRVCNMEIWSECFAKDPAMMRKIDSYEIAAIMQKMDNWEKCGRATFPIYGRQRYYQWHMNV